Proteins from a single region of Equus asinus isolate D_3611 breed Donkey chromosome 17, EquAss-T2T_v2, whole genome shotgun sequence:
- the LOC123278143 gene encoding olfactory receptor 5M5-like, translated as MLKKNYTAVTEFILLGLTDRAELKPVLFVVFLVIYLITVIGNTTMIFLIRSDPKLHTPMYFFLSHLSFVDLCYASNVTPQMLINFLSKRKTISFTGCFIQFHFFIALVITDYYMLTVMAYDRYMANCKPLLYSSKMSRCVCFSLVATPYIYCFANGLAQTILMLRLSFSGPNEINHFYCADPPLLVLACSDTYVKETAMFVVAGSNLTCSLTIILTSYIFIFTAILRMHSAEGRRKAFSTCGSHLTAVTIFYGTLFCMYLRPPSEASVEQGKIVAVFYIFMSPMLNPLIYSLRNKDVKRAMRKVIQKKLFAK; from the coding sequence atgttaaagaaaaactACACAGCGGTGACTGAGTTTATTCTCCTGGGACTGACAGATAGAGCAGAGTTGAAGCCTGTTCTTTTTGTGGTTTTCCTAGTCATCTACCTTATCACAGTAATCGGCAACACGACCATGATTTTCTTAATCAGAAGTGACCCAAAACTTCACACtccaatgtacttcttcctcagtCATCTCTCCTTTGTAGATCTCTGTTATGCCAGCAATGTCACTCCTCAGATGCTGATTAATTTCTTGTCCAAGAGAAAAACTATTTCCTTCACTGGTTGCTTCATACAATTCCACTTTTTCATTGCCTTGGTGATCACAGATTATTATATGCTCACAGTGATGGCTTATGACCGCTACATGGCCAACTGCAAACCATTGTTGTACAGCAGCAAAATGTCCAgatgtgtttgtttctctcttgttGCTACTCCTTACATTTATTGCTTTGCAAATGGTCTGGCACAGACGATCCTGATGCTCCGTCTCTCCTTCTCTGGACCCAATGAAATCAATCACTTTTACTGTGCAGACCCTCCTCTCTTAGTTCTTGCCTGCTCAGATACTTATGTCAAAGAAACTGCCATGTTTGTGGTGGCTGGTTCCAACCTCACCTGTTCTCTCACCATCATCCTCACctcctacattttcattttcacagcCATTCTACGTATGCACTCTGCTGAGGGGAGAcgcaaagccttctccacctgtgggtCCCATCTGACAGCTGTCACTATCTTTTATGGGACTCTGTTCTGCATGTATCTGAGGCCCCCTTCTGAGGCATCTGTCGAACAAGGGAAAATTGTAGCtgttttttatatctttatgagTCCTATGTTAAACCCGCTCATCTATAGTCTTCGGAACAAAGATGTTAAAAGAGCAATGAGGAAAGTGATCCAAAAGAAATTGTTTGCTAAATAA